The DNA window ACCCGATACCATTTACCTTTTTCTCCAAAATCATATCACACCTCTCTCTTGTAAAAAATAAGTTTCGGAACAAGGCATTTCATTCACCTCacggagaaaaataaagacaattctaTCATTTCAGAGCAATGAATGTCCAACTATGGCTGAAAGGTACAccctgagaattaaatgattttaacAAACCCATTGAGGTTTATAAAGCTGTGTTAACCTAACATCAGGAAAGGGACACGAGATATGGGCACACACGTCCTTGCTCATTTTGCTGTGCAGTTCTCCAAGGAGGCCATGTGATAAACATCCTCATCTTCGATGCTCGAGGCGTCTGTGCCATCAGGATCACCCATGATTCCCACGGAAGACAGACTGGTAATGAAGGCGTGCATCCGCTGTGCATAAATGTCCCTAATGTTAAAGTAAGGTAGCTCGTGACACTTCTCTGGTGGGTCCTCGCTGAACTGGTCCACATCGATGTCCTTTTGCTTCTGGTAGTACTTGGAAAACTTGTTGAAGATAATGGTGATGGGAAGGGCCACCACCAAGATGCCACAGATGATGCATGTGCTGGCGATAAGCTTCCCGGCCAAGGTGACTGGGTAGGTGTCTCCATAGCCCACGGTCGTCATGCTGATGGTGGCCCACCACCAGCACGTAGGGATGCTGGTGAGGCTGGACGTGTGGTCGTCTTTCTCCACAGAATAGATGAGCACAGAAAAGATGGAAATGCCCACAGACAGGAAGAGCAGCAGGAGTCCAACTTCGTGGTAGCTGTGTCTCAGGGTGGCACCTAGAGACCGAAGTCCTACTGAGTGCCGGGCCAGCTTGAGAATTCGGAAAATCCTCATCAGCCTGAGGACCTGGACCACCTTGCCCACGTTCTCAATGTCCTCGCTCTCTTCCTCCTTGGTGTCGACAGCCAACGTGGCATAGAAGGGAATGATGGAGACAAAGTCAATGATGTTCAGAGGGtgtttccagaatttcttttgaCAGGGAGCAGCCACCAGCCGGATGGCAAGCTCGCCGGTGAACCAAGCAACGCAGGCGATCTCCACACCTTCCAGCACAGGGCCACCCGCGTCTCCATGTTCATTCTGGGATTCCGGCATGCTGTGGACACACATAGCCACAATGGAGGCCAGCACCACGCTCAGGGAAGAGATGGCGATGAGCTTGGCGGACAGGCAGTAGGCTGGGTTTTCCATGCGAATCCAGATCTTCTTCCGGAGCTGACCAAATCGCAGCTTGTCGAACTTCTCCAGCTCCTTCTCAAACACGGAGGACTCTTCAAAGGAGGAGTCGGTACTCACGTCATTGCTCTTCTGCTCCCAGTCCTTCTCGTGGTTCTCCTCCTTGCGCTCCTGGTAGCGATTGCTGCAGCAGGAATCGATGAAGAGCTCGTTGATGCCCCAGTACTCGATCTCCTGGCAGAAGGAGAACACGCACAGCTCCTCCATGACATGCAGCTTCCCCGTGtaataaaaattcagaacatATCTGAACAAGGAGGGGTTCCGATCGAAATAGTACTCTCTGTCGGCCACGCTGTAGTCATCGCACAGCTCCAGAATGGCCTCTTCCGAGTGGCAGGTGAGCAGCTTTCCGAGCCTGGTGTGAGGAAACCGCAGGAGGGTACTTTGGTCGACAGACTGCTTAAAGCCCCCCACGTTCAAGTTGACAAGTTCCTCGTCTTGTCTGGGGCGATGGAAAAACTCACCAAACACCATGGTGGATACAGGAGGCAGAGAGCTGGCTGGGAAGGGAGACGGAGACGTTCACGCTGCGCCTGGAAGGAACACAAGATGGCATTAGCACTGACCCATGTGCCTGGCCAAGCTTATTTTTAATCTGCCCTTCCCAGGATGATGGGCCATGTTAAAAGCAAACGCAGGAAATGGACGAAAAAGGAACACAGCATTACACATTTTGactaaaagaaaatcaacacaaaacagattttttttttccaaagtctgGGGTTGATAAATCCATTTTGCAGGAAAGAGAAGAGTgccatataatttttatgaacaCTAA is part of the Rhinolophus ferrumequinum isolate MPI-CBG mRhiFer1 chromosome 13, mRhiFer1_v1.p, whole genome shotgun sequence genome and encodes:
- the KCNS3 gene encoding potassium voltage-gated channel subfamily S member 3 isoform X1, coding for MMMDVPRGRMRAECMTSTPQGRSVNVSVSLPSQLSASCIHHGVWLGKLLTCHSEEAILELCDDYSVADREYYFDRNPSLFRYVLNFYYTGKLHVMEELCVFSFCQEIEYWGINELFIDSCCSNRYQERKEENHEKDWEQKSNDVSTDSSFEESSVFEKELEKFDKLRFGQLRKKIWIRMENPAYCLSAKLIAISSLSVVLASIVAMCVHSMPESQNEHGDAGGPVLEGVEIACVAWFTGELAIRLVAAPCQKKFWKHPLNIIDFVSIIPFYATLAVDTKEEESEDIENVGKVVQVLRLMRIFRILKLARHSVGLRSLGATLRHSYHEVGLLLLFLSVGISIFSVLIYSVEKDDHTSSLTSIPTCWWWATISMTTVGYGDTYPVTLAGKLIASTCIICGILVVALPITIIFNKFSKYYQKQKDIDVDQFSEDPPEKCHELPYFNIRDIYAQRMHAFITSLSSVGIMGDPDGTDASSIEDEDVYHMASLENCTAK
- the KCNS3 gene encoding potassium voltage-gated channel subfamily S member 3 isoform X2, which codes for MVFGEFFHRPRQDEELVNLNVGGFKQSVDQSTLLRFPHTRLGKLLTCHSEEAILELCDDYSVADREYYFDRNPSLFRYVLNFYYTGKLHVMEELCVFSFCQEIEYWGINELFIDSCCSNRYQERKEENHEKDWEQKSNDVSTDSSFEESSVFEKELEKFDKLRFGQLRKKIWIRMENPAYCLSAKLIAISSLSVVLASIVAMCVHSMPESQNEHGDAGGPVLEGVEIACVAWFTGELAIRLVAAPCQKKFWKHPLNIIDFVSIIPFYATLAVDTKEEESEDIENVGKVVQVLRLMRIFRILKLARHSVGLRSLGATLRHSYHEVGLLLLFLSVGISIFSVLIYSVEKDDHTSSLTSIPTCWWWATISMTTVGYGDTYPVTLAGKLIASTCIICGILVVALPITIIFNKFSKYYQKQKDIDVDQFSEDPPEKCHELPYFNIRDIYAQRMHAFITSLSSVGIMGDPDGTDASSIEDEDVYHMASLENCTAK